In Brassica napus cultivar Da-Ae unplaced genomic scaffold, Da-Ae ScsIHWf_528;HRSCAF=793, whole genome shotgun sequence, the following are encoded in one genomic region:
- the LOC106428376 gene encoding phosphatidylinositol 3,4,5-trisphosphate 3-phosphatase and protein-tyrosine-phosphatase PTEN2A: MSSESQNLPATVTPDAHPPPPPPAVEAGNDDSPKGVASKLSASGISTWAKSLKVPQPFASTSDVDNSEKSAFAKFTSGLGLRLSPKSPQPDETTDGASSSAQPGLFGAITKGLVDTSKNAVKAVQVKARHAVSQNKRRYQEGGFDLDLTYITENIIAMGFPAGDMSSGFFGYVEGFYRNQMEEVINFLETQHKGKYKVYNLCSERLYDVSLFEGKVASFPFDDHNCPPIHLITSFCQSAYSWLKEDIENVVVVHCKAGMARTGLMICSLLLYLKFFPTAEECMDFYNQKRCVDGKGLVLPSQIRYVKYFERILTYFNGENQPGRKCMLRGFRLHRCPYWIRPSITISDHNGVLFTTKKHLRTKDLSPEDFWFSAPKKGVMVFALPGEPGLTELAGDFKIHFHDRQGDFYCWLNTTMMENRVILKTSELDGFDKRKLPSPGFMVEVVLADIDQTIPAKPSSEPASKAPEETSAANSSPVEGVTPVPAPKKETENPDKDDVFSDNEADSTGPNKTTSSVSSQTPEAKQSSDETSGLARATEKVSISGNKGSSSSQPVQGTVSKAEATEKPTGSGVNVSSSESSEFKVMAADASVFSFGDEDEFDSD, from the exons ATGTCATCTGAATCACAGAATCTCCCTGCTACGGTCACACCAGATGCtcaccctcctcctcctcctcccgcTGTAGAAGCTGGAAACGATGATTCACCTAAAGGAGTAGCGTCAAAGCTATCTGCCTCTGGGATCTCAACATGGGCCAAAAGCTTGAAGGTTCCCCAGCCCTTTGCTTCCACCTCTGATGTTGATAACTCTGAAAAGTCCGCCTTTGCGAAATTTACAAGCGGGTTGGGGCTTCGTTTGTCTCCGAAATCTCCTCAACCAGATGAGACCACGGACGGAGCTTCATCTTCTGCACAGCCCGGTTTGTTTGGGGCGATTACTAAAGGTTTGGTTGATACGTCAAAGAACGCTGTCAAGGCAGTTCAGGTCAAGGCTCGTCATGCTGTGTCCCAGAACAAAAGAAGATACCAG GAAGGAGGGTTTGATTTGGATCTGACTTACATAACAGAGAACATTATTGCAATGGGGTTTCCTGCTGGTGATATGAGTTCTGGCTTTTTTGGATATGTCGAG GGTTTCTACCGCAACCAGATGGAAGAAGTTATTAACTTTCTTGAAACTCAACACAAG GGAAAGTACAAGGTTTATAATCTTTGTTCAGAGAGGTTATATGATGTATCACTATTTGAAGGGAAG GTGGCCAGTTTCCCATTTGATGATCACAATTGTCCACCAATCCATTTGATTACCTCATTTTGCCAAAGTGCATATTCGTGGTTGAAGGAGGACATAGAGAATGTTGTGGTTGTTCACTGTAAGGCGGGAATGGCCAGGACAGGGCTTATGATATGTAGTCTTCTTCTGTATCTGAAG TTTTTCCCGACTGCGGAAGAGTGCATGGACTTCTACAATCAGAAACGATGTGTGGATGGAAAAGGGCTTGTGCTACCTAGCCAAATT AGATATGTGAAATACTTTGAACGAATATTAACCTACTTTAACGGGGAAAATCAACCAGGCCGCAA GTGTATGCTTAGGGGATTCCGGCTCCACAGGTGTCCCTATTGGATCAGGCCATCCATCACCATTTCAGATCACAATG GTGTTCTCTTTACCACGAAAAAGCATCTTCGAACCAAGGATTTATCG CCAGAAGACTTTTGGTTCAGTGCGCCAAAGAAAGGGGTTATGGTCTTTGCCTTACCCGGAGAGCCTGGTCTAACAGAATTGGCTGGGGACTTCAAAATCCATTTCCACGACCGCCAAGGAGACTTTTACTG ctGGTTAAACACGACAATGATGGAAAACAGAGTGATCCTAAAAACCAGTGAGCTTGACGGGTTTGACAAG AGGAAGCTACCTTCGCCTGGGTTTATGGTCGAAGTTGTTCTTGCTGATATTGACCAAACAATCCCTGCTAAACCTAGCTCTGAACCAGCTTCCAAGGCACCCGAAGAAACTTCAGCAGCTAATTCTTCCCCTGTAGAGGGTGTTACACCGGTTCCAGCACCTaagaaagaaacagagaacCCTGATAAGGACGATGTCTTCTCTGACAACGAAGCAGACTCAACTGGTCCAAACAAAACCACATCATCTGTTTCTTCTCAAACCCCAGAAGCCAAACAGAGCTCAGATGAAACCTCTGGTCTGGCTCGTGCGACTGAGAAAGTGTCTATTTCTGGAAACAAGGGGTCATCATCATCACAGCCGGTGCAAGGAACGGTTAGCAAGGCTGAAGCGACAGAGAAACCCACAGGGTCAGGGGTCAACGTGTCAAGCTCAGAGAGTAGTGAGTTCAAGGTTATGGCAGCTGATGCATCTGTGTTCTCTTTTGGAGATGAAGACGAGTTTGATAGCGATTGA
- the LOC106428368 gene encoding probable cysteine protease RDL3 yields MMAPTMKSISMIPLALHYLSSTTKTSHAINPSRNSCRDLKKQKEKTMVKTISLVILSVLLLSSSLGSATATETKQGQEEVQRMYEQWLMENRKNYNALGEKERRFNIFKDNLKLIEAHNSVPDRTYELGLTRFADLTDDEFRAIHLRGKMEVTSDPVIGDRYLYKEGDVLPDKVDWRDEGAVAPVKDQGDCGGCWAFSATGAVEGLNKIKTGELVSLSEQELMDCDREGDSGNFGCLGGSAANAFEFIIENGGIVTDKVYPYTENDTAACKAIEMVTTRYVTIDSHEDAPHKDEMSLKKAVAHQPISVMIEAENMKLYKSGVFTGPCDHWYGNHNVVVVGYGTTERGEDYWIIRNSWGANWGESGYLKLQRNFHNSTGNCGVAIRPVYPLRSTNSAFGLLSPSIFKLGVLFVLIGWALL; encoded by the exons atgatggCACCTACTATGAAAAGCATATCTATGATCCCTCTCGCTCTCCACTATCTATCGTCGACGACAAAAACTTCCCACGCTATAAACCCTTCGCGCAATAGTTGCAGAGATCTCAAGAagcaaaaagagaaaacaatgGTTAAAACTATATCTCTCGTGATCCTCTCCGTGTTACTACTCTCCTCGTCTCTCGGCAGCGCTACAGCGACGGAGACGAAGCAGGGCCAGGAGGAAGTGCAGCGTATGTACGAGCAGTGGCTTATGGAGAATCGGAAGAACTATAACGCTcttggagagaaagagagacggTTCAATATCTTCAAAGACAACTTAAAGTTGATAGAAGCACACAACTCTGTCCCGGACCGGACTTACGAACTCGGTTTGACCCGGTTTGCGGATCTGACGGATGATGAGTTTCGAGCTATTCACTTGAGGGGAAAGATGGAAGTGACAAGTGATCCAGTGATAGGAGACAGGTATTTGTACAAAGAAGGAGATGTTTTGCCTGACAAAGTAGATTGGAGAGATGAAGGTGCAGTTGCTCCAGTCAAAGATCAAGGCGACTGTG GAGGTTGTTGGGCGTTCTCGGCGACTGGAGCGGTGGAGGGTTTAAACAAGATCAAGACAGGAGAATTAGTATCTTTGTCGGAACAAGAACTCATGGATTGCGACAGAGAGGGGGATTCCGGAAACTTTGGATGTTTAGGAGGTAGCGCAGCCAACGCTTTCGAATTCATCATCGAAAACGGTGGTATTGTAACGGATAAAGTTTACCCTTATACTGAAAATGATACTGCCGCATGCAAGGCCATTGAG ATGGTTACAACTCGGTATGTTACAATTGATAGTCACGAGGATGCTCCTCATAAGGATGAAATGTCTTTGAAGAAAGCTGTTGCTCATCAACCTATTAGTGTTATGATTGAAGCCGAAAACATGAAACTCTACAAATCT GGTGTGTTTACAGGACCATGTGATCATTGGTATGGAAACCACAATGTGGTAGTCGTGGGGTATGGAACGACAGAAAGAGGTGAAGACTACTGGATTATTCGTAACTCATGGGGAGCTAACTGGGGAGAAAGTGGATACCTTAAGCTCCAACGTAACTTCCATAATTCAACAGGGAACTGTGGAGTCGCAATACGGCCTGTGTACCCACTCAGGTCCACCAACTCAGCATTTGGTTTGTTGTCTCCAAGTATCTTTAAATTGGgggttttatttgttttaattggTTGGGCCTTGTTGTGA
- the LOC125604361 gene encoding probable cysteine protease RD21C: MSTPIKFTTLALVTLSVLLASSSLGVVTAKADHRNSEEVKMFERWLVENHKNYNGLGEKDKRFEIFMDNVKFVQEHNSVPNQSYELGLTRFADLTNEEFRAIYLRSKMERTRDSVKSERYLHNVGDKLPDEVDWRAKGAVVPVKDQGSCGSCWAFSAIGAVEGINQIKTGELVSLSEQELVDCDTSYNNGCGGGLMDYAFQFIISNGGIDTEEDYPYTATDDNICNTDKKNTRVVTIDGYEDVPENENSLKKALANQPISVAIEAGGRAFQLYKSGVFTGTCGTALDHGVVAVGYGTSEGQDYWIIRNSWGSNWGESGYIKLERNIKDSSGKCGVAMMASYPTKSSGSNPPKPPPPAPVVCDKSYNCPAKSTCCCLYEYKGKCYSWGCCPLESATCCEDGSSCCPQAYPVCDLKAGTCRMKADSPLSVKALTRGPATATTKATNVLVSSA, from the exons ATGTCTACTCCAATCAAATTCACAACCCTAGCTCTCGTGACCCTCTCGGTGTTACTAGCTTCCTCCTCTCTCGGCGTCGTCACGGCGAAGGCGGATCATCGTAACTCTGAGGAAGTGAAGATGTTCGAGCGGTGgctagtggagaatcacaagaaCTACAATGGTCTAGGAGAGAAGGATAAACGGTTCGAAATCTTCATGGACAACGTGAAGTTCGTGCAAGAGCACAACTCTGTCCCGAACCAGAGCTACGAACTCGGGTTGACCCGGTTCGCCGATCTGACCAACGAAGAGTTTCGAGCCATTTACTTGAGGAGTAAGATGGAGAGGACCAGAGACTCGGTGAAGTCAGAGAGGTATCTACATAACGTTGGAGATAAGTTGCCTGATGAAGTTGACTGGAGAGCCAAAGGCGCCGTTGTTCCGGTCAAAGATCAAGGATCATGTG GAAGTTGTTGGGCGTTTTCGGCGATTGGAGCGGTTGAAGGGATAAACCAGATCAAGACAGGGGAGTTAGTGTCTCTGTCGGAGCAAGAACTTGTTGATTGTGACACAAGTTACAATAATGGATGTGGTGGTGGTCTCATGGACTATGCTTTTCAGTTCATTATTAGCAACGGTGGCATTGATACAGAGGAAGATTATCCTTATACCGCCACTGATGATAACATATGCAATACCGATAAG AAGAACACTCGTGTTGTTACCATCGATGGTTATGAGGATGTTCCTGAAAACGAGAATTCATTGAAGAAAGCTCTTGCTAATCAACCTATTAGTGTTGCCATTGAAGCTGGTGGCCGAGCTTTCCAGCTTTACAAATCA GGAGTATTTACAGGAACATGTGGAACAGCTTTGGACCATGGTGTGGTAGCCGTGGGATACGGAACCTCAGAAGGTCAAGACTACTGGATTATTCGTAACTCATGGGGGTCAAACTGGGGCGAAAGCGGATACATTAAGCTCGAACGTAACATTAAAGATTCGTCAGGGAAATGTGGTGTGGCAATGATGGCTTCATACCCTACCAAATCATCAGGCTCAAACCCACCAAAACCACCACCACCTGCACCAGTTGTTTGTGACAAGTCTTACAATTGTCCAGCCAAGTCTACTTGTTGTTGTCTCTATGAGTACAAAGGCAAATGCTACAGCTGGGGATGTTGTCCGCTTGAGTCAGCCACTTGCTGCGAGGATGGATCTAGCTGCTGCCCTCAGGCGTACCCTGTCTGTGACTTGAAGGCTGGTACTTGTAGAATG AAGGCAGACAGTCCCTTAAGCGTAAAAGCTTTGACCCGAGGCCCAGCGACTGCAACCACGAAGGCTACTAATGTGCTTGTGAGCAGCGCTTGA